From a single Salvelinus namaycush isolate Seneca chromosome 14, SaNama_1.0, whole genome shotgun sequence genomic region:
- the LOC120059100 gene encoding cyclic AMP-dependent transcription factor ATF-7-like, whose protein sequence is MGDDRPFVCNAPGCGQRFTNEDHLAVHKHKHEMSLKFGPARTDSVIIQDQTPTPTRFLKNCEEVGLFNELASSFAEEFRKAQEDDDKRAKNPLPAPHREVALHMSLQTPSAEAMKVKEEEPVEVDSSPPGSPDSFSSMSDSSRDAMDTPPRSVLSSAPTPTIMRHGALPMRPRPGSLPLHLGFDALQPTMPSPTSVITPTPPSNRTLLGSPTGHYPVMMHLTNGLLPGPMQIPSVISLARPMHMVPNIPGIPGPPLGGGSSGSHSTYTTHSEAKMRLKAALAQQSLGGQMGGVAGSPIHPQRMEQSQLLVQHPDAPSPAQPQVSPAQPTGGRRRRAAGNNPDDRRQRFLERNRAAASRCRQKRKVWVNSLEKKAEELSSMNVSLANEVSLLRNEVAHLKQLLLAHKDCPVTTLQKSMGEDSIMKDVSEPTGSPAPVIQHSSLPSPSPSSGPNGISIRAAAEAMSVLARMGQHQQHQQRREERDGGRDVRDGPSSHVIMATHWHHSAR, encoded by the exons ATGGGGGACGACCGGCCTTTTGTGTGCAACGCTCCCGGCTGTGGACAG aGGTTTACCAACGAGGACCACCTGGCTGTACACAAACACAAGCATGAGATGAGTCTAAAGTTTGGCCCTGCCAGGACAGACTCTGTCATTATCCAAG ACCAGACCCCTACTCCCACTCGCTTCCTGAAGAACTGTGAGGAGGTCGGGCTGTTCAACGAGCTGGCTAGCTCCTTCGCTGAGGAGTTCAGGAAGGCCCAGGAGGACGACGACAAGCGGGCCAAGAACCCT ctGCCTGCCCCCCACAGAGAGGTGGCCCTACACATGAGCCTGCAGACACCGTCAGCAGAAGCCATGaaggtgaaggaggaggagccTGTGGAGGTTGACTCCTCCCCACCAGGAAGTCCTGATTCCTTCTCCAGCATGTCAGACAGCAGCAGGGATGCCATG GACACTCCCCCGAGATCAGTGCTGAGTTCTGCCCCCACCCCCACCATCATGAGGCACGGTGCCCTCCCTATGCGTCCCAGACCAGGCTCTCTGCCCCTCCACTTAGGCTTTGACGCCCTGCAGCCCACCATGCCTTCACCCACCTCCGTCATCACACCCACCCCACCCTCCAACCGCACCCTGCTGGG CTCTCCCACTGGCCACTACCCCGTGATGATGCACCTTACCAATGGGCTCCTGCCTGGTCCTATGCAGATACCCTCTGTCATTTCT CTGGCCCGGCCCATGCACATGGTGCCCAACATTCCCGGCATCCCTGGTCCTCCTCTGGGAGGCGGCAGCAGCGGCTCCCACTCCACGTACACCACACACTCTGAGGCCAAGATG AGGCTGAAGGCAGCACTAGCACAGCAGAGTTTAGGGGGTCAGATGGGGGGTGTGGCCGGCAGCCCCATCCACCCCCAGAGAATGGAGCAGAGCCAGCTATTGGTGCAGCACCCAGACGCACCCTCCCCCGCACAGCCACAG gtGTCTCCGGCTCAGCCTACCGGTGGACGGCGGCGGCGTGCAGCGGGGAACAACCCGGACGATAGACGACAGCGTTTCCTGGAGCGGAACCGGGCAGCCGCCTCACGCTGCCGACAGAAACGCAAAGTCTGGGTCAACTCCCTGGAGAAGAAGGCCGAGGAGCTCTCCTCCATGAACGTCTCCCTGGCG AATGAGGTGTCTCTACTGAGGAACGAGGTGGCTCATCTCAAACAGCTGCTGCTGGCTCATAAGGACTGCCCTGTCACCACTCTACAGAAGAGCATGG GAGAAGACAGCATAATGAAAGACGTGTCGGAGCCCACCGGCTCCCCAGCACCCGTCATCCAGCACAGCTCCCTGCCCAGTCCCTCTCCTTCCTCGGGCCCCAATGGCATAAGTATCCGGGCGGCCGCCGAGGCCATGTCAGTGCTGGCTAGGATGGGTCAACACCAGCAGCACcagcagaggagagaagagagggatggagggagagacgtGAGGGATGGACCCTCCTCCCACGTCATCATGGCCACACattggcaccactctgccagatGA